Proteins found in one Amphiura filiformis chromosome 14, Afil_fr2py, whole genome shotgun sequence genomic segment:
- the LOC140169533 gene encoding arylsulfatase-like gives MRDAQQKGKPFFLYYGTAQTHVNLYSSEDFRGSSKRGRYGDNIREMAWTVGEIMDEVKAMREEFKTLSIFTSDNGPLINLGNEGGDAGILKGGKADFWEGGVRVPGIFHWPGHIRPASTSDVVASQMDLLPTLIQIVGGPIPVDRKIDGQDISSMIFNWWPEPQPETVVAKRLYKKPKNDKSAESEPRMLVWYCHDILYTVRYGSYKFHFNTKKVWTKEGHHAKPERYGDGGFPLKQKADCFACSAELNLQYPNPEPPECFSQHNPPLMYNLDRDPQEAYPLNVSLPANNPVLDEMMNKLDKFLDTMIIAPSLLANRSPSVIPCCTPESFPKCTCNYQYEGPVPPPGRANKDSKESGVLLKKILDKP, from the exons ATGCGGGATGCTCAACAGAAGGGGAAACCGTTCTTCTTGTATTACGGCACTGCTCAAACGCACGTAAATCTATATAGTAGTGAAGATTTCAGAGGATCATCGAAGAGAG gcCGTTATGGTGATAATATTAGAGAAATGGCCTGGACTGTTGGCGAAATAATGGACGAAGTAAAAGCCATGAGAGAGGAATTCAAAACCCTTTCCATCTTTACCTCTGATAATGGTCCTCTGATAAACCTGGGCAATGAAGGAGGTGATGCAGGAATTCTAAAAG GAGGCAAAGCAGATTTCTGGGAAGGTGGCGTTCGTGTTCCTGGTATCTTCCATTGGCCAGGCCATATCAGACCAGCATCTACCAGCGATGTTGTGGCAAGTCAAATGGATTTATTACCAACATTAATACAAATCGTCGGTGGTCCCATTCCTGTTGACAGGAAAATAGACGGTCAAGACATTTCTTCTATGATCTTCAATTGGTGGCCAGAGCCACAGCCAGAAACTGTTGTTGCAAAACGACTGTATAAGAAGCCTAAAAATGATAAATCTGCAGAAAGCGAGCCTCGCATGCTGGTATGGTATTGTCATGATATATTGTATACTGTCCGATATGGCAGCTACAAatttcatttcaacaccaaaaaaGTCTGGACAAAGGAGGGGCATCATGCTAAACCGGAACGATATGGAGACGGGGGTTTTCCATTAAAGCAGAAAGCCGATTGTTTTGCTTGTTCTGCAGAACTTAATCTTCAATATCCGAACCCGGAACCACCAGAATGCTTCAGCCAACACAATCCTCCATTAATGTACAACCTCGATAGGGATCCCCAGGAAGCATATCCTTTGAACGTTTCTCTTCCCGCAAACAACCCCGTTTTGGATGAAATGATGAACAAATTAGACAAGTTTTTAGATACAATGATCATAGCCCCTTCCCTACTCGCAAACCGATCCCCGAGTGTAATACCATGCTGTACACCAGAGTCCTTCCCAAAATGCACATGTAACTATCAATACGAAGGGCCAGTCCCACCCCCAGGTAGAGCAAATAAAGATTCTAAAGAATCAGGCGTATTGCTAAAGAAGATACTTGATAAACCTTAA
- the LOC140169534 gene encoding arylsulfatase-like, with translation MSYAYFPPLHSDKACTRNKPCGVMHKLDLFSGNFTAEMFEKVRARGKADFWEGGVRVPGIFHWPGHIRPASTSDVIASQMDIFPTLMEIVGGSVPDDRIMDGQDISSTLFNWWPEPQPERVGKMQLYKKATAEATDSEPRVLVFYCNEILYTVRYGSYKFHFNTHKQQTLTKEEHHAKPGRCGDGGFPINQNINIPMPDHRNPPQFFKKHDPPLMYNLDKDPQEAYPLNVSLPANKPIFEEMMNELEKFLDQMVMAPSLFADLSPSVLPCCTPEFFPNCTCNYKYEGPDPPPGSADKDSEGSQIFKNITMTKLPP, from the exons ATGTCGTACGCGTACTTTCCTCCATTACACTCTGATAAAGCGTGCACACGGAACAAACCATGTGGGGTTATGCACAAGCTGGATCTGTTTTCTGGCAATTTTACTGCGGAAATGTTTGAGAAAGTACGTGCAA GAGGCAAAGCGGATTTCTGGGAAGGTGGCGTTCGTGTTCCTGGTATCTTTCATTGGCCAGGCCATATCAGACCAGCATCTACCAGTGATGTTATAGCAAGCCAAATGGACATATTTCCAACTTTAATGGAAATCGTCGGCGGTTCCGTCCCGGATGACAGGATAATGGACGGTCAAGACATTTCGTCTACCCTCTTCAATTGGTGGCCTGAACCCCAACCAGAACGTGTGGGTAAAATGCAACTCTACAAGAAAGCTACAGCAGAAGCAACAGACAGCGAGCCTCGCGTGTTAGTATTTTATTGCAATGAAATACTGTATACAGTCCGGTACGGCAGCTACAAGTTCCATTTTAATACTCATAAACAACAAACCTTGACAAAGGAGGAGCATCATGCTAAACCAGGACGATGTGGAGACGGAGGCTTTCCAATAAATCAAAACATCAATATACCAATGCCTGATCATCGCAATCCCCcacaatttttcaaaaaacaCGATCCCCCATTAATGTATAACCTCGATAAGGATCCACAGGAAGCATATCCTTTGAATGTTTCTCTTCCCGCAAACAAACCCATTTTTGAAGAAATGATGAATGAATTAGAGAAGTTTTTAGATCAAATGGTCATGGCCCCTTCCCTATTCGCAGACCTATCTCCGAGTGTGCTACCATGCTGTACACCAGAATTCTTCCCAAACTGCACATGTAACTATAAATACGAAGGACCAGACCCACCACCAGGAAGCGCAGATAAAGATTCTGAAGGCTCacagatatttaaaaatataacaaTGACTAAGCTGCCCccttaa